TTCCGGAAATTGAATGATgaacatataaatattatgtctCAAACTTCTCATTTTCTAACACATTATGCCAAAATATATCTAGTGTTCCTATGCATATTATAAATAAGACTAAGCTACATTTagattttactaatttttttttttcaaactccTTCAATTTTAGTTGGATGACATGACAAGAATGGCTATAATTAGGATCAATTATCTTatgatgtacatatattataattttacaatcaattataatttaGCAAAGGAATTTAGCAACGGAAACAAAATCCGCTGCAAAAGCATTCCCTACAGCGAATTTTGCAACAGAATTTCCGTCAGGGGAATTCTCCTGGAGTGTTCATTTTCTTGAGAAAGAAGATTATTACAAAGCTGAGTGATAACAAAATTGTTCACACTTACAaattacaaacatgcataattagcTCAAGAACTTTCACACAGAAAGCGAATTTATCGCGACAAGCAAATCCAAACATCTTCCggtttacaaatataaataaaaagctTACCTGAAGTATGATGTAGCTGGAAAACCAGAATCATCTTCTAGTTGTGTTATAAATTCTGGATTGAGCTCCCTGTAGAAATTGCTCTTCCTCAGTCTCTCGAAATACGATGTCCTCAATCCATTATGCCTGGCAATGTCGGACCGGACCCAACGAGACTGGTTTCCAGGGGAACCAGTTACCAGGACCTTTGTTGATACACTTGTCAGGTTTGTCAAAGGCACCATGATCTCTGGCTCAGTTGCTGAGCTTGCATCAACCAGGATTACATGCGTAAAATGCCCGCCTTCTATGCCATTACTATGCAGCCTGAAGCTACTCATGAACGTCGATAAAATTACTTTGAATTTCAGGAGTTGTGGAAGTGATGGACAAGTAAAGACCTCTTCTTTCTGTTTGTAGGGACAGAAAGGGAGGATGTCGTCAGGGACACCGTCGACCTCTCTGAAGGCAGCATTGGCCCGGAATATCTCAGAATCGCTAAATTCTCTTTGTAGGCTTCGCATGAAAACGTCACAGGTGCTATTCAAAGGTGCACATATGAGGACTCTGTTGAGGGAAGAGGTCTGACATAATTGGACTACTGTGTCTCTAACCAGAGTTCCGGTTCCTGACAATTGATTGTTACGGGTTATTGACAGTGAGCCCTCTAGAAGATATGGATGTGAGTCGGTGATGTTTATAATTCGGGTGATAGCAGTAGAATAGTGAGAGCTATATTTGGGCTGGCAGTTGGGAAAGAGGAACTTCTTGAACAACATATCGGATGCTGATGCAATTGATTGATGAGCCCTCTTTAGACAGACTCTGTTGAATGAGAACTTGACATCGTATTTGCAGGACGAGTAATGCTGGGCATGGAAATCGTCTCCAAATTCAACTAGCACAATGTTACTCTTCACCACTCGAAAGATGATGCCctataaatatggaataaaaatgaaaaattataggaTCATGCTTCATCTGGAAAGAAAACTCGTTTAAGGGATGAAAGGCGGACCTGAAATGGATCAATGTTTCTGCCAGAAGGCCGTACAGAGGCAAAGTCCCGGGATAGAAGAAATGGCCGCTTCTCAGGAATGGCACTTATCTCAAATTCCACAAAAATTTTATCATCTTTTTTAACACCGCTACTTTGTTTATACTTGCCTTTCCTTTCATATATTTCTGCTTCATGCAGCCTTAGAGTTACATCCTTCATCTCAAACCCGTCCCATTTCTGATTGtattaaaaagttaattaacAGGGAAGAATGCAAAAGATATAAAATGAACTACATCAAATAATTACTATATATGAAGCTAGAGGGACAATTTTATACTTGAgcaaggaaaaaagaaaaaacaactcTACAGGAAACCAGATATTAAGAGGTACACGCCTTATTAGTTCTATCCTGTCAAAGGCGGCCTTTGACAGGATAGAACTAGTAAGGACTAATAAGGCGACATTGGATTAGAGGCTCCGGAGAGCATTACTTCCACTAATTACTGCAGCTCTGTGGGATAGTTCTAGTAAAAATGCACCTAATTACAGATTCAGTCTCCAGTAACTACATATGACCAAAAATATAATCCCATGTGATGATGCAGTACGCTTCTATATGTTGCGATTTCAAGATTAGGCAGCTGAGTTTCACTAGCATTAATAAACGACTAGCTAATCTCATTACTGATCTCAGACTAGTCCAGTACTGAACATAACCGGCCAGTTACTGAATTCCGATTTACAAAACAAAGAGTAGTAAGACATGCTGcagtgttagaatataatatgatcctggtaagccctccgGCTCCTCCTTATACCTCGAGATGAGGAAACAGATGCCAGACTGAAACATATTAGTAAGCAACACTATATTATACTTAAGCATTGAAGTACCTCGAGGTAATAGTCCTCAGCATAAAGCAATGCTGCAAAGTAATCCTTGTAAGTTTGTGGAGACAATGGCTTCTTCAGAACTGGCGGCACAATATCTCGTTTGATCAGAGTTTTGATGTCTTCCGGAATTTCATAAAGGGGAGTGGAACCTTCCTCCACAATATTATATGTACTCTTTGTCAGGTGCGATGTGGAGCCAGGTGCAGCGTGACACAAAACAGGCTTATTTAACACTGCAGGAGATTTTGCGGAACCTGGTAATGCACTATGAGTTTCAATTGGTGCATATGGTGTTTTTCTAGTGTTAATTCCTGAATCAACTTTCAGTGTAACTCTAGGTAGGGTATCTTTCGGTTGATTGTAAACCGGGGAGGGCAAGGTCTGACGCTGAGTTGTTGGAGCATTTTGAGCACTGGGGAATGAATCAGGTGATTTAATTCTTGAAAACGAAAAAGCATTGTGATGATATTTGTGAGGATCCTTAAGGTCTTGTTTCGTCGAAGGCAATGACTGCTGACAATGATGATATTTCTGAGGATCCTTAAGGTCTTGTTTTGTCGAAGGCAATGACTGCTGACAAAGATGATATTTCTCAGGGTCCTTAAGGTCTTGTTTTGTCGAAGGCAATGACTGCTGAAGAAGATGATATGTGTCAGGATCCTTAAGGTCTTGTTTCGTCGAAGGCAATAACTGCTGACGGAGATGATATTTCTGAGGATCCTTAAGGTCTTGTTTTGTCGAAGGCAATGACTGCTGACGATTACCAAAAACCTTCCGGAATAAATGATATACTTTCTTAAGGGCCGAGAAAAAGAAACCAAACATGTTTACTTCTTCTTTGCTCTTGACTACTTGAATCCTTGTAGTTGAAAGCAAAGTGtacaatatatgtaaatatgatgGTATTACTAGAATTCAGATCATAATATCCTGCAATAAGATCTCAGCATATTAGACTGTCCAGTATCTAGATAATCTTCACAGCAACATATCTGTAGTGTTTGATAACAATAGGTAATCAAGATTTAGAAAGCAAGACTAAACTCGGGCTCTGTTTGTTTGCCAGAAAATGTTTTCCAGAAAAAGTTTTATCAACgattacagaaatttaaatactcacacGTATATGTCTCCGTCGTGCCTAGTTTGCTGGGCTTAAGATTCTGCCTGCTTGGCATGAAAATCATATAGGATTTGTTTATGAGATATTATTCAGCAGGTGAGTGATCAGCTCTGGCAAGAGAAAGCAAATGAAGTAATTGTAGACTTAAACAAGAGAAATGATCGCACTAGTGAAAAGGAGAAAAAAGTATAATAAAGAAAGGAGACTTCACAGTGACTTCCTTTCCTTTCAGCTTAAGTGAATCTTTTAAAGGACAAGCTTGTTTATTAATGGAAGAAAGACTTTCAATATATTCCTTTGTTGTGTCTTCTGAATTTTTTTCTGGGGGAAAATTGAGAgacaaattttagaaaaaaactcaaaaaaaatcTCTTTCACAACTTCCTATCTCCGAGTGATCGTTAGTtattctcattttaaaatttatttttgatagaGGTTGGTCATGTCATAGATCATTGCACGTTGATGCTTCGAAATTTACCTCGTTTGTTGAATTGTTTTATTGGTCATCTCCTTctccttttttttatattgatcAAAACCTTAACACAAAGCTACTAGGATATAACAAAAATGTTCACACATGCATTTTACAAACTACAAACATGCACAACTAGAAGTAAAGTGTGCTGATAGAAGAGTTCATGAGAAAGCAACGAATTCAAATCCAGTTCACGCCCATTATTATTATAGAACAGAATGGACTAATGGGCTAAGATTGACACATTTCGAGAACCGTTAGCTTACCTGAAGTATGATAAAGATGAACTAGAGTCATCACTTATCTGTGTTATAGACTCTGGATTGAGATCCCTGTATAGTTTGCTCTGCCGGAGTCTCTCAAAGTATGAAGTCTTCAATCCATTTTGCCTAGCAATGGTGGAACGAACCCATCCCGACTGGTTTTCTGGGGCACCTGTTATCACTACGTTTGTTGATGCATTTGTCAAGTTTGTCAGAGGCACCAGAACCTCTGGTTCAATTGCAGAGCTAGCATCAACCAGGAAAATATGAGTAAAATGTCCACCTTCTATCCCTTCATTGTGAAGCCTAAAGCTACTCATAAAAGTTGAAAGAATAACTTTAAATTTCTGAAGTTGTGAAAGTGAAGGACAAGAAAAgacttcttctttctttttgtaaGGGCAAAAAGGGAGGATGTCAATAGGTACACCATCTAATTCTCTGAAGGCAGCATTGGCTCGAAATATGTCAGAATCGCCAACTTCTTTCCGCAGGCTTCTCATGAATACATCACATGTACTGTTTGTGGGTGCACAGATAAGAATTCTGTTATGTGATGAGACTTGACATAATTGGACTACTGCATCTCGAATCACCATTCCAGTTCTTGACAATTGTTTGTCACGAGTTACTGATATCGGGCCTTCCAACAGATAAGCAGGGGGGCCACTAAGGTTTATGATTCGACTAATAGCAGATGAATCGAGTTTGTGACTGCTAAACAGAATTTTTCCCTTCAATAAAACTTTCTCAGGCCTGCAGTCTGGAAATAGGAATTTCCTGAAGAACATATCTGATACTGCTGCAATTGCTTGGTGAGCCCTCTTCAAACATACTCTGTTAAATGAGAACTTAACGTCGTATTTGCATGAAGAGTAATGCTGAGCATGAAAATCCTCCCCAAATTCAACTAGCACAATATTGCTTCTTACTACCCGGAAGATGATGCCCTATTCAAATTTAACTAGAATTAGTTGTAATTGACAACTTGAAAATATATTGTTAGTTACTTCAGCGTGATGTCATCGGAACAGTAAGTCGTCCCATATGTCGGGTAACTAAATAGTTACATACTTAATTGAAGGAGCAACGAGTGTGTAGAAATTAATTcctatatcaatatataaaatatgttacaTCAATTCATCTGAATAATTTTAGTTGCTATGAGAAGAATGGAAAAGCTTGAACCTTAATTTGTGAACTGTGACAGAAGGATATACAAAGGTATAATGGTATATAATGCTTACCTGAAATGGATCAACTTTGGTGCCAGTAGGTCGCACAGAGGCAAAGTCCCTTGATAGAAGAAACGGTCGCCTCTCAGGAATGGAGTCTACCTCAAATTCCACAAAAATCTTTTCATCTTTTTGGTTATTGTTCTTGTTTTTTGATTTGCCTTTCCTGCGATGTATTTCAGCTTCATTCAACTTCAAAGTTACATTCGTCATCTCAAACCCATCCCATTTCTGATCATATTTGAACAGATTGAACATCAGGGATAAATTCAAAAACAGTAAAACAACATCTCTATATTTGCAGCAATCAACACACTTTCATACTTTAGTACACAAACTAGATATAGCAAAATGAATTGTACACCGAACCCAAATATTAAGAGGCATCAAGTTTCTGACAAGATACTAACGatgtcaaatatatatagaactAATATACACTACCAATTTAAGATTAGATTTCGAGATTCTAGAAGGCTGCCCCTTGATACTACAACTATGCAGAACACTTACAGATACACCTTGCTATGAGGGTAATTTCCAATAGCCACATATTACCAAAAACATAATTCGTTCGTGAATGTTGTATTACAGCTACATATAAAGTACCAATACTTCTGGCAAAGGACAGTTATACAGTAGCAAACAATTACACTAAATACAAAGCACTTACTTTATAAGTGATTACCTTGGGCAACATGTGTAATTATATAACTCAAAATTTATGTCTGTGTACATTCATTATATTAGCAAGGAATAAGCAGTAAACTTCATTTAAACTTCGAAGCAAGTACCTCGAGGTAATAGTCCTCAGCATATAGCAGTGCCTCAAAGTAATCCTTGTACGTTTGTGGAGACAAAGGTTTCTTCAAAACTCCGGGTACAATATCTTTCCTGATCAAGCCTTTAATGTCTTCCGGAATCACAAAAAGAGGGGTCGAACCCTGCTCTACCACATTATATTGACTCTTTGCCTGATTTAATGTCGAACTAGACGGGGCAGGAGCCAGAATAGGCTTCTTTGACAGTGAAGGAGATATCGGGGATGGCTGAGGTGGTAACACAACACGGGAAGAGGAACTAGCTGGTCTCGGAAAGACAATAGTATCTTTTCCAGTGGGTGTTTTTTTCGATTCTGAAATAACTTTGTCATTAATTCTTGACAGGGTTTGTTTTGGTGGATTATAAACCGGGGGAGGGTTTGATTTTGGGGGAAACCGGTAAGTAGTGCAAATGTCATGAGTTCGAGTCGTCTTATCAATTTGAGTTCTTGAAAATGTGTCATAATTATCAAGAATTACGCGATAATTAAAGGGCTGGGAGGGACTTTCATCATAATACGACTCAGATTCAGACTGTCCAGTGTTTATTTCATCATCACAACAAAGCACACACCGCAGAAACGACAACATTTTACACTTCTGtaacaaaaataatcaagattccacaaaaaaaataaaataaaaataaattagtgaTAAGTACACGCATGCATAAGGGGACAGAAATGTTTGGAATTATACAACAGAGCGATAGAGGAAAACTTACAGGTTAAGAACTGAGGTGGATCGGAGAATCCTGTATACTTTTCTCGTAACGATCgattacagaaatttaaatactcacgcAGACATACTCGTGTTTCTGACTATAAGTAACTTGCAGCTGCTTGGTTTCGTAATCATATGAGGGTTGTTAATGGATCAGTGATCTCATGAAAAGGGAAATAAAGTGAGTAAGAAAGAAGACTTGGTGGAGACTGAGGggatttaaatatatgtaaattgttGTACTCCCTCAGTCCCGCCCAATTCGGTTTGggacggaggttaagaaatatgtataaagtagtggataagagaaggaaaagtgggtgaagtggtgggacccattgatttttaatatataaaagggagttggtggagtaaaagtagcgtgaaaaagaagaaaaagtgagaaagtggtgggacccattaactattttaggaaagttttatgatgtaaagaaatgggtgggacgaccaaataaggaaactgtaaagaatctggtgggacggagggagtaccgaATAAAGGAGGGAAAATAGTATAAAGAAACGAGGAGAGTTTAGATCAATTAGCGACAGATTTACATTTACTCAACTATGCCCGAGAGCGTGTACTAGGCcgagaaaaaaaatcaatttggAACCCAAGTCGAGAAAtatcagaaaaaaaatttaaccgaACTGAAATTGCAATCGAAATATCAGAAAAATTTTTTAACCGAACTGAAATTGCAATCGAAAAATTATAAACCAAACTGATTTAAATAGTTAGATTCAAGTTATAACTCCCTGCTGATCCGATTACAATCGAACCGAGTCTTGTTAAATCAAAACCGAACAGACGATTgcgatttttaattttaaaatccaaaaatatatagTTGCAGATCCAGTTTTATCCGAAAATTGAGCCAAACCGGCCATGCTCTTCCCAGCAGGTACCGCTCCTTCCTTTTCGCTCACACATCTTAAGTTTTACCgattagtttcataatttatttttcgaattaaataaaattttgtacttaaattcctaatcatcaaaaaattaaaaataaattatgtaattatattttcaaattaaaaaatctaaaacaatttgtcaatctataaaatttttatgataacttggggccgtttgggttagcttaaaagaagtgacttcttgcttatagtaaagaagtggagtagaagtgagaagtaaataagctaataaagtgtttggaaaagaagcagaagctgtgagagagaagttagcttcttaaaagtgcttctacttctttacacaaacgggtcaagaaaagcagaggcagcttctgcttctggtTGCCAAACAGGCCCAACATCAGAACACGTCCCGACTTAAACACTTGAGGAGTACTGTGAGTTTGTGACCGTCTAAAATCATCAAGTAGAAAGCGAATAGAGATACAGCGGGCTGAGCATCGATTCTTGTAATCCGGTGATTGCAGTACCCTCATGCTCGGAGTCTCATACGGACAGCTCCTCCTCTTGATCGGAGCTGTTGTCGCCTTCACAGGTACCTCAATTGTTCTATACCTCTGTCTCTTTGTTTCTTTCTTCCATTCTACACACATTATCATCGTTGTATTGAATTGAATCAATTCTTAGGCCCAAAGGACTTCCCACGCGTATCCAGATTAGCGGGGAGGATGGCTGGTCGTGCAATTGGTTATGTTCAGTTAGCTCGTGGTCAGTTCGATGTTATCATGCACCAATCTCAAGCTCAGCAGGTCTCTCCTCACTTCTCGAATCATCGTTTACTGAATTCAATTCGATTTTGTTTTCTGTTTTTACTTGTATTGTTTATTGCATTCATATTCTGTTGATATTGGAAAATTTATGCAAGTGTCGAGCTATAAATGTGGCAAGTACTGGTTTTTGTTTTGTTAGGCTTCAAGGTTCCTATTTACGAAAGAATTATActatgatttttataatttccGATTCGGAGACCTTGAAGGTTATGATCAAAGCTACCTTTGAATGAAGTGAATTGTGTACACTATTCCAAATTAATGGACTCGAACAAGTGTCTGTCTCATTTCAAAGTTGTTGACGAAATAGGGAGAATGGTAACAAGATTAATTCACAGAAGATAACATTTACCCCAggcattaaatttttttatgatattatatttgccttattatttttattcatataaccAAGTGTATACTAAGTAAATTTTTTGATCTTCACTTGTTTCTACAGAGATATTCagtgagtatatatttataaaaattccaGGGGATTACTAAGTTAAGTACATTGTAATTATGTATAACTCAAAAGGATAAACTGAATTCTGTCTCTATACGTGTTTAAGATAAAGGAATTTTATTCAGCAGTTAAAGTAGTTTTTGTAATTTATCAACTGTAACAAATTTACTCTAGAATGTGATTGTAGGATCATATTCTCGCTTAATGAACATATTACATTATGCTGACCATGGAGAGGAAAGTAAAtaaagtataatatattttattcattattagATGAATCTCTCTTGCAAGGCATGTTTCATGGACCTATTGGCAGTTCTGCTAATCTTCCGAGTACCATAATGTTTTGGTTTTCTTTTGTTAGTACGTAAAAGAAGTTGATATCAGAGTTTTGCTACATATATGTTGCAATTTGGTTATATGTCTTTATTTGATTACAGGTGCATAAAGAACTAAAAGATACAATGGCTCAATTGGAAGCTATACGTCATGAAATTAGAACCGTCTCTTTTATGAATCCTGGTCAATTGACGACAAGACTGGTGGATAATCTTGATCAGACAACTGCAGCAAATGGTACGATCTTCTTTTATAATCTGTAAAATACTTTTTTATATCTTGTGTGAGCACCTATTTTAGTTGTACTTTTTACGTGGGGTGGATTAGAAAGCACAGAATCAGAAAAAGTAATAAAAGAGAACATATCAAGGACAACTACTCCTAAGGTTGGTGCAACACAAAAGCGATAGTTTtcttatttgaatatatatgataCCTCTGTTTTATTAACTTCTACATAGCCTGATGATTTGCAGGATTCTAGTTTAAAAGCCTCAAGCTCGTTTAATATCCAAAGCAAAGCAGCTGTGTCAAGCTCGATTGATAAATACAGCAAAGCAACTGCTTATGCAAGTTTGGCTGAATCCTCTGCTTTAAATTCTGGGCCTGGGACTAGTGATATAAGTGATAAATCTGGTCTTCTTGCTGTCCTTCCTGTATCAGCAGAAAGTGCTGGATTGCTCCCAAATCGCAAGGGTGAATTTTCTCATTTTATTTGGCCAAGGGGCACCTGTTACACAACATTTATCTTATTCTTTACATGTTGCAAGTTTGGTTCTAATAGCATTGGTCAGGTGCTCATGACGGATAAGTGTAATGGAATATCAGAACTTTGTTTGATTTGTGTGATGGATGGCTTCGCTATGAGAGAAGTCCTCTTGCAATTTAAATTTGTGCTTCTTTGAGATTTTATCTGTGTAATTGAGTTTTTGGAAAAGACCTTCATCCCTATCATGTGTACCTTTAATTTCATGAGGGGACTGAGTGTGCACTCGTCTATAGCAAGATGAATTAGCATCCTAAGTAGGGTTTAACTATAACCTATATTTAGATATAAGATATATGGTGAATATAATTAGACACTAGTTAGTCCCAGCTGTGGTGCACTTTTCCTTAACAAGCAAGGTCATACTTGTTGCTTTTTGTCATAATTTATTGTCGATTTTGTCGAAAGACTTGTCTGTGCAATTTTTTTGTCCTGTTCTTATTATCTATTATGTCTGATGCCAGGAAGTGTCAGTGGATCTGACCTAGTTTTGGAAGCTATTGTAGAGGCAGAGGTGGCAAACAATGCAAAACAATTTTTTGCTCAACCTCAAAATCAATTGAAACCAGAGTAATAGATTGTGagttcataatttatattcgtcgctgtcttttgaatatattttagtaatttcaattgtaCTTGTTAGATGGTGagttcataatttatattcgtcgctgtcttttgaatatattttagtaatttcaattgtaCTTGTGTCATTTTGAGTTCCTACGCAAACAAAAACATATagtaaaaaaaagagaaaacagAGATGAGGGCCTTCTAGATGTCATTGCAGTGTTGCAGGTGAAAAAGGAATAAACTATGAAATTAGATTACTAGAACATTGCAGGTTCTATATTGGACATACAAATTTTGGCAACTACCTCTGGAGTTTCTTGGTTTAATGGTAGGGCTGTTATTCGGTCCGGgcgagccgagtttcgagccgggcataattcgagccgagttttatttagtcgagccgagccggctcgtttaagaaaacgagcctaaacctttgcccgaactcgactcgtttattttcacgagtcgagtcgagctggctcgtttagttaaacgagccgagtttaacgagtcgggcgagccggctcgtttaatttaacactaaatcgaGCCTAAAATGCTACCCGAATCCGACTCGTtaattttcacgagtcgagccgagccagctCGTTTAACAAAACGAGCCAAAACCTCTgcccgaactcgagctcgattaactaaacgagccgagccgagcccatcaaaacgagttcgagccgggcgagctcgcgagctgcCCGGATCGGATTACAGCACTATTTAATGGTATGGCCAGGgaaatatttgatgatttttcttTGCTCTCTCTGCTGGTTGAACCGGTGTTTTTGGTTTTCTTTGATAACTTAGGTGACCGTGTTATGAAATTCTCTTTCTCTGCTTGCCACCATTTGTTAAGCTTCCTTGTAGTAAAACTTCAACAGTCAAATACTTGATCTTAGTTGCACATAATCCTACTGTTACTGAACATACTATTTGTGAGGGTCTATGTATGCAAAGAAGAATGTCTACAGTTTGTATTAGTGCCAAGTAAATGATCAAGTTGAGAATCATCACTTGGCTTTTTCTTAGAGAAGATCATAGGATTCttttggatttcaaaaatcTGGGGGTATTCAATTTGGAATATAAATCAGCTACAATCTATTAAATCTAAATTGAATACACCATGCTTATTGTTCTAATCCTTTTTTTAAGTGGCATGTATGGCCTTGGTGTTTCAGATATTGAGTTTGTAGACTGTTTATCGGCTTAAAAAAACAAAGATATTTGTTTGGTAGAAAGTGATGCAGCCCAACAGTTAAAGGTAGGAAAACAGTATACAAATAAGTTTTGGTAGATTATTAACAGGAATCCACTGGTCATAAGGTGATTAAACCCTGGAAGAACCACTATGCCGAGTAGTTCTCAAATCTCAACAACGAAAGAGATCAAATTGTGGGTTGCAACTTTAAACCCATGAAAAGCGAAAAGTCTCGcttcaataatttattaaagtCTGACAATAGTAAAAGATTACATCTCCTTATTTAGGAGTATAGCTTTAAAACTTACCTGAGAAGTCATAATCTCTTGATTATAACTTACCTAACACACTATTTACTTGTAATTAAATTTCATGATAAGTTCTGATTAGTTCCATccctaaataataatttaatattgtataCATAT
This genomic window from Daucus carota subsp. sativus chromosome 7, DH1 v3.0, whole genome shotgun sequence contains:
- the LOC108193651 gene encoding uncharacterized protein LOC108193651 isoform X1, whose translation is MLGVSYGQLLLLIGAVVAFTGPKDFPRVSRLAGRMAGRAIGYVQLARGQFDVIMHQSQAQQVHKELKDTMAQLEAIRHEIRTVSFMNPGQLTTRLVDNLDQTTAANESTESEKVIKENISRTTTPKPDDLQDSSLKASSSFNIQSKAAVSSSIDKYSKATAYASLAESSALNSGPGTSDISDKSGLLAVLPVSAESAGLLPNRKGSVSGSDLVLEAIVEAEVANNAKQFFAQPQNQLKPE
- the LOC108196286 gene encoding probable RNA helicase SDE3: MFGFFFSALKKVYHLFRKVFGNRQQSLPSTKQDLKDPQKYHLRQQLLPSTKQDLKDPDTYHLLQQSLPSTKQDLKDPEKYHLCQQSLPSTKQDLKDPQKYHHCQQSLPSTKQDLKDPHKYHHNAFSFSRIKSPDSFPSAQNAPTTQRQTLPSPVYNQPKDTLPRVTLKVDSGINTRKTPYAPIETHSALPGSAKSPAVLNKPVLCHAAPGSTSHLTKSTYNIVEEGSTPLYEIPEDIKTLIKRDIVPPVLKKPLSPQTYKDYFAALLYAEDYYLEKWDGFEMKDVTLRLHEAEIYERKGKYKQSSGVKKDDKIFVEFEISAIPEKRPFLLSRDFASVRPSGRNIDPFQGIIFRVVKSNIVLVEFGDDFHAQHYSSCKYDVKFSFNRVCLKRAHQSIASASDMLFKKFLFPNCQPKYSSHYSTAITRIINITDSHPYLLEGSLSITRNNQLSGTGTLVRDTVVQLCQTSSLNRVLICAPLNSTCDVFMRSLQREFSDSEIFRANAAFREVDGVPDDILPFCPYKQKEEVFTCPSLPQLLKFKVILSTFMSSFRLHSNGIEGGHFTHVILVDASSATEPEIMVPLTNLTSVSTKVLVTGSPGNQSRWVRSDIARHNGLRTSYFERLRKSNFYRELNPEFITQLEDDSGFPATSYFR
- the LOC108196287 gene encoding probable RNA helicase SDE3; the protein is MLSFLRCVLCCDDEINTGQSESESYYDESPSQPFNYRVILDNYDTFSRTQIDKTTRTHDICTTYRFPPKSNPPPVYNPPKQTLSRINDKVISESKKTPTGKDTIVFPRPASSSSRVVLPPQPSPISPSLSKKPILAPAPSSSTLNQAKSQYNVVEQGSTPLFVIPEDIKGLIRKDIVPGVLKKPLSPQTYKDYFEALLYAEDYYLEKWDGFEMTNVTLKLNEAEIHRRKGKSKNKNNNQKDEKIFVEFEVDSIPERRPFLLSRDFASVRPTGTKVDPFQGIIFRVVRSNIVLVEFGEDFHAQHYSSCKYDVKFSFNRVCLKRAHQAIAAVSDMFFRKFLFPDCRPEKVLLKGKILFSSHKLDSSAISRIINLSGPPAYLLEGPISVTRDKQLSRTGMVIRDAVVQLCQVSSHNRILICAPTNSTCDVFMRSLRKEVGDSDIFRANAAFRELDGVPIDILPFCPYKKKEEVFSCPSLSQLQKFKVILSTFMSSFRLHNEGIEGGHFTHIFLVDASSAIEPEVLVPLTNLTNASTNVVITGAPENQSGWVRSTIARQNGLKTSYFERLRQSKLYRDLNPESITQISDDSSSSLSYFRKKFRRHNKGIY
- the LOC108193651 gene encoding uncharacterized protein LOC108193651 isoform X2 — encoded protein: MLGVSYGQLLLLIGAVVAFTGPKDFPRVSRLAGRMAGRAIGYVQLARGQFDVIMHQSQAQQVHKELKDTMAQLEAIRHEIRTVSFMNPGQLTTRLVDNLDQTTAANESTESEKVIKENISRTTTPKDSSLKASSSFNIQSKAAVSSSIDKYSKATAYASLAESSALNSGPGTSDISDKSGLLAVLPVSAESAGLLPNRKGSVSGSDLVLEAIVEAEVANNAKQFFAQPQNQLKPE